The following are from one region of the Pseudomonadales bacterium genome:
- the tnpB gene encoding IS66 family insertion sequence element accessory protein TnpB codes for MRSGSPSSRSTCGRPRHGALARVIKVFGEARAHHAYLFANRRANRMKVLVHDGFGLWLCARRPASRRLHLGGCTVRGCGDADRRAVAGTGGWTALAATGRGRHPACLEPDIFSQWIPFGCLLWDTARHALGRSNLPPWTQNRCVRWPRSYLPKWSRSAATTR; via the coding sequence ATGAGATCTGGCTCGCCGTCGAGCCGCTCGACATGCGGCAGGCCCCGACACGGCGCGCTGGCCCGGGTGATCAAGGTTTTTGGTGAGGCGCGTGCGCATCACGCCTACCTGTTCGCGAACCGGCGGGCCAATCGGATGAAGGTGCTCGTGCACGACGGCTTTGGTCTGTGGTTGTGTGCCCGACGGCCTGCATCGCGGCGGCTTCATCTGGGCGGGTGTACGGTCAGAGGCTGCGGTGACGCTGACCGCCGAGCAGTTGCAGGCACTGGTGGTTGGACTGCCCTGGCAGCGACTGGGCGCGGTCGCCATCCGGCTTGCCTGGAGCCGGATATTTTCTCGCAATGGATCCCGTTCGGTTGCCTGTTGTGGGATACTGCCCGCCATGCACTCGGCCGATCCAACTTGCCACCTTGGACGCAGAATCGCTGCGTGCGCTGGCCGCGCAGCTACTTGCCGAAGTGGTCGAGATCCGCCGCGACAACACGCTGA
- a CDS encoding DUF4160 domain-containing protein — protein MHVHIRSQDGEAKYWLEPRIELAKNYRLSQIQLRQIEAIVEAHRDELVRRPGKSTSEIVVTDISPDGLWVLIVDEEHFLPFS, from the coding sequence ATGCACGTTCATATTCGATCTCAAGACGGTGAGGCAAAGTATTGGCTTGAACCTCGTATAGAATTGGCAAAGAATTACCGTCTGTCCCAGATACAGCTTCGTCAGATCGAAGCGATAGTCGAGGCGCATAGAGATGAGCTTGTCCGAAGACCTGGAAAAAGTACTTCGGAAATCGTAGTCACTGACATTTCTCCAGATGGGTTGTGGGTACTGATCGTCGACGAGGAGCATTTCCTACCCTTCTCCTAA
- a CDS encoding L,D-transpeptidase family protein: protein MRGTWYFLRFRTVRNLLWWLALGLSPIGMVYSQPPNADQVRVVKSEARMYLLRDGEAFRSYRVAFGANPTGHKQREGDERTPEGWYVLDYKKADSAFYKAIHISYPNEADRDRATHQGHDPGGAIMIHGQRNGLGWLAWLTQKFNWTDGCIAVTNAEMDEIWNLVEPGTPIEIVP, encoded by the coding sequence ATGCGCGGCACCTGGTACTTCCTCAGGTTTAGAACCGTTCGAAATCTGCTGTGGTGGCTGGCGCTGGGCCTATCACCCATCGGGATGGTCTACTCGCAGCCGCCTAACGCGGATCAGGTACGTGTAGTGAAATCCGAAGCACGCATGTATCTGCTGAGAGACGGAGAAGCCTTTCGGTCTTACCGAGTAGCATTCGGCGCGAATCCAACGGGTCACAAGCAGAGGGAGGGCGACGAACGTACACCAGAGGGGTGGTACGTTTTAGACTACAAGAAGGCCGACAGCGCCTTCTACAAGGCCATCCACATATCGTATCCCAATGAAGCAGACCGCGACCGAGCCACTCACCAAGGTCATGATCCTGGTGGAGCGATCATGATTCATGGTCAACGGAACGGCCTCGGCTGGCTTGCCTGGCTAACGCAGAAGTTCAACTGGACAGATGGCTGTATTGCAGTTACGAATGCCGAGATGGATGAAATTTGGAACTTGGTCGAACCCGGAACGCCAATTGAGATCGTACCGTAG